A window of Lytechinus pictus isolate F3 Inbred chromosome 7, Lp3.0, whole genome shotgun sequence contains these coding sequences:
- the LOC135154650 gene encoding uncharacterized protein LOC135154650 — protein sequence MVQTSTSNLPHSFSSTPRNRKPEWNKDVDKSYVKMKVNWKSWKDQGRPRSKENTAWISYKKSKNMFRRSLRQSRQRTRNEIIKEVESSKHDNPLLFSKLVKQHRSPSNIRTDTDSLIVSDKKHTGQQLLEGWEQYFRALSNPDPCPPCQVDEEVTQAEVLLEGTQLHVTSSQLNIAIAQLKSGKAGGVDHISPKHVKFSGPITRLVLVQIYNSILFHCHMPSNFKTSLILPIHKGKWKSPTDPSNYRGISLTTVFCKILELLIKPELEEALHKSNIPHELQSGFQEGHSCLLVAATLNLIIESNKKHTFIAYLDAANAFDTVWHNGLLLKLYKAGVRGNLWFIVKR from the coding sequence ATGGTTCAGACGTCTACCTCAAACCTACCTCACTCCTTCTCTAGTACTCCAAGGAACAGGAAACCAGAATGGAACAAAGATGTCGACAAGTCGTATGTAAAAATGAAGGTCAATTGGAAGAGTTGGAAAGATCAGGGTCGCCCTCGGAGTAAGGAAAATACGGCTTGGATTTCCTACAAAAAATCCAAGAATATGTTCAGACGGTCACTCCGGCAAAGCAGGCAACGAACTCGTAACGAGATCATAAAAGAAGTGGAATCTTCCAAACATGACAACCCTCTTCTCTTCAGCAAACTTGTCAAGCAGCACAGATCCCCCAGCAACATCAGGACAGACACAGACTCTCTTATTGTCTCTGATAAGAAGCATACAGGACAACAACTCCTGGAAGGATGGGAGCAATACTTCCGTGCTCTTTCCAATCCTGACCCCTGCCCTCCCTGCCAGGTGGATGAGGAAGTAACTCAGGCAGAAGTTTTACTCGAAGGTACTCAACTGCATGTCACATCTTCGCAGCTGAACATCGCCATTGCCCAGCTAAAATCCGGCAAAGCAGGAGGCGTAGACCACATCTCCCCTAAACATGTAAAGTTTTCCGGACCAATCACTCGTCTTGTTCTTGTGCAGATTTACAACTCAATCCTATTCCACTGTCACATGCCGTCCAACTTCAAGACCAGCTTAATCCTTCCAATTCATAAAGGAAAGTGGAAATCTCCCACTGATCCTTCGAACTACAGGGGTATATCTCTCACTACTGTGTTCTGCAAGATCTTAGAACTCCTCATTAAGCCAGAATTAGAAGAGGCTCTTCATAAGTCAAACATACCTCATGAGCTTCAAAGTGGATTCCAGGAAGGTCACTCATGTCTACTGGTAGCGGCTACATTGAATCTCATCATCGAAAGCAATAAGAAGCACACATTCATTGCATATTTGGACGCCGCCAATGCTTTCGATACAGTTTGGCACAATGGTCTTCTCCTCAAGCTATACAAGGCTGGTGTTCGGGGTAATCTCTGGTTTATTGTAAAGAGATAA